The sequence TGAGCTCCCTGTGCAAGTTGTACTTCAGGGAGCTCCCGAACCCTCTCCTGACCGACCAACTGTATGACAAGTTCTCGGTAAGCTCAGGGCAATGTCTTGGAAATGACACATACCTGTTCCCTGGGCGTCCTGGCTAGTGGTTGCAGCAGTGCCCCAGTTCTGAGGTCTTCTTTCTGTTAGCCCCATGAGGCATGCCTTTGCCACATCCTGCCTCTCACTGATGCCACTTGTGGTGGTGCCAGGAGGTGCTTATTTAAGCTATTCACAATGCTTGTGTgaattccctttcctttgctgttcccCAGCTATTGGTAGAACGGGGTTAATAGCAAAGTGGACTTGGAGAGGAATGCCTGCTGcgaggagctgtgctgtgcaatcAGGCAGTAAAGCCCCCAGAGCTTGCACTGCTTGACCTCAATGACACAGGCTGTGTGCCGCTGTGTTCCCCTGATGCCTCTTGGAAGGCATCGAGTCTGCCTCGGTGCTGACCACCAGCGCGCTGTCCCCATGGTTCCCAAACCTGtggcagctctccagcctgacTGGTGTCTGAATCCCTTCCTGCCTTTTTCCAGGACGCTGTTTGCGCTGCCACAGAGGAGGAGCGGGTGCACAGAATGCAGGACgccatccagcagctgcccGCTCCTCACTACAGGTCAGTGCTGCGCTCGgtctgctgagctcagccctgctgcctttcagaggGCGATGATGTGATTCCAGGTGTTGTCTCACGCTGGCAACATCGTGCCTGTGCATGCTGAAGTGGCTGAAGGCTGCATCGGGTCAATTGATTGGGTCAGTTCCTTGGCACGGGGGCACGGTTGGTGCAGCCGATGGCTGCggctgtgctttgcagggcTTGGTGCTGCAGCGTGGTGGCATTGGGAACATTTTATCTACTTCATATTCAGGGACAGTAGCAATGACAACCACTAGCATGAAGTGAGGTTTGTTTTGTGCACTGCAGCACGGCTTGCTTTTTGGTGCTGAACATCTGCCTCTCTTGTTTTCCAGGACGCTGGAATACCTGATGAGACACTTGGCGTCTCTAGCCGGGAACAGCTCCGTCACCAACATGGACGCTAAGAATTTAGCGATAGTGTGGGCTCCAAACCTCTTAAGGTAAACTTCTTTTTCCGTTTCAACACGATGCTTACTTCTGCTCTCCCCCAACCCCAGGGGCACAATTTCTAGATGACAGTTTCTGCTCTCATGTTTAGATGGGTCTGTTGTGTCCTTGATCTTCCTTGAGAATTTCGTCAGTGGCATTGCTGATTGCCCACTGCGGAAGTCTCCAGAGCCCAGTTTGACAGTTTTTCTCTGCAAAAGCTCAGACTTGGGGAAATGATCTTGGGGAAATGACTTGTAagatctgccttttcttcagatCCCAGCAGAGCCAGTCTGCCTGCGCCAGCGGAGAAGCTGCCTGTATGGAGCTGCAGACGCAGTCGGCTGTTGTCGAGTTCATCATAAGCCACACAGACGTCATCTTCTGCTCCAAATCCACACCAGCCGTGGGAGAGGGTGAGCGTCTTCCTCCATTAGCTTGATGTTGATCTGACACCTTGATCCAATCCAGGCCTTCTCTAAGACCTTTGAAAATTCTATTACTGTCGAGGAGACAGCAGGCTTCTGGGCTTAGGTTAGAATATGGTGCCCTGTTGCTGGGTCCTGAGAGTGTCCAAGCCTTACATGGAGAAAACCATCACTGCTGTTAAGATGTTTTGCAAGCAGGTGAAACTTGATTGAAGTGTGGCAGTGAAGCTTTCTGAGATCCCTGCCCCCTAGTTTTTCTACgctttttgtttgcctttttcgATACAGTGAGTTGCTCTTAATTGTGGCTGTGTCCTTTGCCACGAGCATACCTCTGAGCACACGGTTATTTTgagctcctcttcttccagtgtCTCGGATAAGCAAGTCTGAGAGAAATGCAGAActgggatggctgtgctgctgctgtctgatcCTCCCTCTTACCTGTGGTTTTCCCTTGCAGGGCACAGTTCTCTGGCCGGGCTAAAGTCTGTGTGGGTGTCTCCTCCTGCCACGAAGCTGCTCACCGTGCAGGAGGCACAGGCTGAGAGAAACggccagagcagctctcccacTGTGACACAGAGCAGCGAGATAGAAGAGGAGGAAGCCCCCGCAGTTGTACAGGGGAACTTCCACACAGTAATTGATTTTCCATCTAAAAGGTAAAGAGGACTTCCCTTTCCAGCCCCTATCATCATTGGTCGGGTGGGTTTTATTGGTTTAATTTTTgtccattatatatatatattatattatatatatatatgccagCTCTTGTCCTGTCTGACTGAGGAGCCTTTGCTCACATGCTCCGCATCTTGCTTGACATGGTTGAGAGGAATTTAGCCAGCAGGACTTGAGGGCGGAGCTGTAGGAATGGAAGCGTCCTCTGCTGTTTGAAACAGAGCGCGTTTctaagctgtgtttcagcagaaagcaggcagTGCCAGGAATGGGCAACTGTCATCAAGGGCTCGGTGCAGCTCTTCACTCACCCTGCACCACGACTGACagcatgctctgttttctctctccagacCAAGTTCTCCCAGAAAGAGGATGGAGTCATCGCGCTGCGGCAGTTGGTGTTCCTGCCTCTGCCTGCAAAGACCATCACCTGTGGCCGAACACCAACTGCAGTACAGTGCCAGGGAGCCATCAGAAGCAGAATTCGTGGTCCTGGCAGGTAAGGGTGCAAATCcagctttcaaaacactgcttgtCAGCAACACAGCTAAAATTCATGCTTTCAGTGGGCTTGTACCTCCTTCACGAGGAGGATTCTGCACGAGGATCACTTTCAAGACAGTGACACTGTTGCTAGAAGCCTATTTGCTTCTGCCCACCACCACTACATAGCCAAATGTCAAGAACCTCTTTCATGATTCATCTTGCGAATGTTCGACACtaacagctgtgtgtgcatctACTCCTTCCTAGGTGACTCCAGCCCTTGTGTACCCCGAAGACTAAGGGCATGTGATGATGACACATCCTGTGCTTCCATCAATGGAGTGCAGTTAGGATGCATGAGTCACTGCAGTTCCAAGGACAGCCTTCCACGTGACAGCAATGATGGAGAGAAGAATATCATCCACGTTCAAGCCCTAATTCATGCTATCCCTGCTGAAGCTCCTGACCTGAGCCTGCCAGACACTACAGGCACTAGCCTAAATTGTGACCCAGTGGCTTTCGAGGACAGCCCAGCCCAAGCACAGCCCGAGTGCCCCGACAGCAGCACCACCATGCAGGCTCAGGTCAGCATCACCGAGGAGAAGCTGAGCATCTCGCAGGGGGGCACAGAATCAGGACACGAGTCCCAGGCTCCGGGCAACAGCACGGTCTCTGAGCAGCTCTCATGATTACAAGAGAGGATGAGTCCCATCTTACAGCCTGGACCTCTCACGCCCTCCTTTGTCCCCTTGAATAAAGGCAGGCTCGTGCTCAATCAACACTTTGGCTGCATTCCGAGTCTTCATTGGCAGAGATTGGGATGAGTGCAAGAAACATCAAGGCAGCTCAGCTTACAGCTCTGGCTGTGGGGTTTGTGCGGCCGAGCTCTGGGTGTGTTCCCATTTTGCCTGACTTTGGGATGCCTGCAGCGAGAGCTCTGCTGCCGTTGTGTATGGCAGCAAATAGTCTCTAGCATCCTGGATGCTGCTCATGAAAACCCCAAGCTTcctggctgtggctgtgatGCTTTTCAGGGCCTTTTGATGCTCTTTGATGCCGTGGCTGCTCCCTAACACCTCTGTCCTCCCGCCGTGTCCATTCCTGGCTCCCACCTGTGAGCTGTCCCTGCAGATCATCCGCCGCCCCACGCGCTGCGGCAGGACAGCTCACCCGACCAACATAGGCATGCGCTGCCTTCACACCTCAGACAATGTAACTACACTGTCGTGGAGACAAATGCTTGTCCATGCTGTCAGTGCAGCCCTGAAGAGCGGTGTGGGCATGGCATGGCGGTGAGAAGGGATTTCCCTTCCGATGGGAACGTGCCTGAGGAATGTTCACATGTTGGTGTGTAACTGCTGCATGCCCTGCCCCACGTGCTTCAGAATGGGAAGCTCAGCTTTTGTGTCACTCAGGCACCTGCGGCAGAGGTCAGACTCTGCAAGTGTGGGAAATCATCCCACTGCTTTGTGCCTTACAAGGAGCTGAGAAGCTTTTCTTGCTCAAGTCCTGCTTCCAAGTTTAACCACCTATGGGGAAGTAGATGTCACTTTTCTAGTGTCCTTCAATTCCGTGTCCATCTTTTcccaaaagcaataaaatttgGAGGTAACCAGCTACAGTTAAATGAGTGATTTCAGTGCCTATTTCTGCTTGTTCTTGTAA comes from Coturnix japonica isolate 7356 chromosome Z unlocalized genomic scaffold, Coturnix japonica 2.1 chrZrandom443, whole genome shotgun sequence and encodes:
- the LOC107306918 gene encoding rho GTPase-activating protein 32-like, which encodes MELISGKVPDSLLNSLPKPVLKKRGKLSTFLRSLVKARPRRATEPEPTKEGVFGCDLGEHLLRSGRDVPQVLQSCAQFIEEHGVVRGIYRLSGVASRIQRLRHEFDTEQVPELSVRELHSVSSLCKLYFRELPNPLLTDQLYDKFSDAVCAATEEERVHRMQDAIQQLPAPHYRTLEYLMRHLASLAGNSSVTNMDAKNLAIVWAPNLLRSQQSQSACASGEAACMELQTQSAVVEFIISHTDVIFCSKSTPAVGEGHSSLAGLKSVWVSPPATKLLTVQEAQAERNGQSSSPTVTQSSEIEEEEAPAVVQGNFHTVIDFPSKRPSSPRKRMESSRCGSWCSCLCLQRPSPVAEHQLQYSAREPSEAEFVVLAGDSSPCVPRRLRACDDDTSCASINGVQLGCMSHCSSKDSLPRDSNDGEKNIIHVQALIHAIPAEAPDLSLPDTTGTSLNCDPVAFEDSPAQAQPECPDSSTTMQAQVSITEEKLSISQGGTESGHESQAPGNSTVSEQLS